One genomic region from Thermoleptolyngbya sichuanensis A183 encodes:
- the psbA gene encoding photosystem II q(b) protein has protein sequence MTTTLQRTERASVWEQFCNWVTSTENRLYVGWFGVLMIPTLLTATACFIIAFIAAPPVDIDGIREPVAGSLLYGNNIITGAVVPSSNAIGLHFYPIWEAASLDEWLYNGGPYQLVVFHFLIGVFCYMGREWELSYRLGMRPWICVAYSAPVAAATAVFLIYPIGQGSFSDGMPLGISGTFNFMFVFQAEHNILMHPFHMLGVAGVFGGSLFSAMHGSLVTSSLVRETTEVESQNYGYKFGQEEETYNIVAAHGYFGRLIFQYASFNNSRSLHFFLGAWPVIGIWFTALGISTMAFNLNGFNFNQSIIDSQGRVVNTWADILNRANLGMEVMHERNAHNFPLDLAAGEAAPVALVAPQING, from the coding sequence ATGACAACGACCCTACAACGCACCGAACGTGCAAGCGTATGGGAACAGTTTTGCAACTGGGTAACCAGCACCGAGAACCGCCTGTACGTAGGCTGGTTCGGCGTACTGATGATCCCCACCCTGCTGACTGCCACCGCTTGCTTCATCATCGCCTTCATCGCTGCTCCCCCCGTGGACATCGACGGCATCCGTGAACCCGTCGCAGGCTCCCTGCTGTACGGCAACAACATCATCACCGGCGCAGTGGTTCCCTCCAGCAACGCCATCGGTCTGCACTTCTACCCCATCTGGGAAGCCGCCTCTCTAGACGAGTGGCTGTACAACGGTGGTCCCTACCAGCTCGTCGTCTTCCACTTCCTGATCGGCGTATTCTGCTACATGGGACGTGAATGGGAACTGAGCTACCGCCTGGGTATGCGTCCCTGGATCTGCGTCGCCTACAGCGCCCCCGTAGCCGCTGCGACCGCAGTGTTCCTGATCTACCCCATCGGACAAGGTTCCTTCTCCGACGGTATGCCCCTGGGCATCTCCGGCACCTTCAACTTCATGTTCGTGTTCCAAGCAGAGCACAACATCCTGATGCACCCCTTCCACATGCTGGGCGTAGCAGGCGTGTTCGGCGGCTCCCTGTTCTCCGCCATGCACGGTTCGTTGGTGACTTCCTCCCTAGTGCGCGAGACCACCGAAGTTGAATCGCAGAACTACGGCTACAAGTTCGGACAAGAAGAAGAAACCTACAACATCGTTGCTGCCCACGGCTACTTTGGTCGGTTGATCTTCCAATACGCCAGCTTCAACAACAGCCGCTCGCTGCACTTCTTCCTGGGTGCATGGCCTGTGATCGGCATCTGGTTCACGGCGCTGGGCATCAGCACGATGGCGTTCAACCTGAACGGGTTCAACTTCAACCAGTCCATCATCGACTCTCAGGGTCGCGTGGTGAACACCTGGGCAGACATCCTGAACCGCGCCAACCTGGGTATGGAAGTGATGCACGAGCGCAACGCTCACAACTTCCCCCTCGACTTGGCTGCTGGCGAAGCTGCTCCTGTGGCTCTGGTTGCGCCCCAAATCAATGGCTAA
- a CDS encoding 1-acyl-sn-glycerol-3-phosphate acyltransferase → MSQRPITSTSSTEASSTEASSTEASSTEAGLTDAIAHPQHNPGSTSDESDKNPVPPSSPGWCLSRRDPGFIRACLPWWEWAYHHYFRVQTAGWEHIPASGQVLIVGAHNGGFAAPDMFMMMLDWFRRFGVERPAYGLMDANAWKLHPSLSESAAKLGAVVAHPKMAIAALDQGASVLVYPGGVRDLFRPHHLRDRICLFNNQAFVKLALRYELPIIPVISHGAHDTLIVLGDAYPLVEQLHRWGLFPWINGVNPGVFPVYLGLPWGVGLGPLPNLPLPMTIHTRVCKPVWFPRYGAEAAGDRAYVNACYEQVQRHMQRSLDYLIAEVA, encoded by the coding sequence ATGTCCCAACGCCCGATTACCTCGACTAGTTCGACCGAAGCTAGTTCGACCGAAGCTAGTTCGACCGAAGCTAGTTCGACCGAAGCAGGTTTAACCGACGCGATCGCCCATCCCCAACACAATCCTGGCTCGACCTCCGATGAGTCTGACAAAAACCCCGTGCCGCCCTCTTCCCCAGGCTGGTGTCTGAGCAGGCGCGATCCCGGCTTTATTCGCGCCTGTTTGCCCTGGTGGGAGTGGGCCTATCACCATTACTTTCGGGTGCAGACCGCCGGCTGGGAACATATTCCCGCATCTGGGCAGGTGTTGATAGTAGGGGCACACAACGGCGGGTTCGCAGCGCCCGATATGTTCATGATGATGCTGGACTGGTTTCGGCGATTTGGTGTGGAGCGTCCTGCCTATGGGCTGATGGATGCCAATGCGTGGAAGTTGCACCCATCTTTGTCGGAATCGGCAGCAAAGCTGGGCGCAGTGGTGGCTCATCCCAAAATGGCGATCGCCGCTTTAGATCAGGGCGCCAGTGTATTGGTCTATCCCGGCGGCGTGCGGGATTTATTTCGTCCCCATCATTTGCGCGATCGCATTTGTTTGTTCAACAACCAGGCGTTTGTCAAGCTGGCGCTGCGCTACGAGTTGCCGATTATCCCGGTCATTTCTCACGGGGCCCACGACACGCTGATCGTGCTGGGTGATGCCTATCCGCTGGTGGAACAGTTGCATCGGTGGGGGCTATTTCCCTGGATCAATGGCGTAAATCCGGGCGTATTTCCGGTTTACCTGGGGCTGCCGTGGGGTGTGGGGCTGGGGCCGTTGCCAAACCTACCACTCCCGATGACGATTCATACGCGGGTGTGCAAACCCGTCTGGTTTCCGCGATATGGAGCAGAAGCAGCGGGCGATCGCGCCTATGTCAATGCCTGCTACGAACAAGTCCAGCGCCATATGCAGCGATCGCTCGACTATCTCATTGCAGAGGTTGCCTGA
- a CDS encoding NAD(P)/FAD-dependent oxidoreductase, whose amino-acid sequence MPLSDNAKPSSPGDIGDGDMANVDMANSDSTDIGIANSDMANTDTTDIDTTDVADIAIDIAIVGAGLSGLVCTQRLHRAGYQAVVLEKSRGLGGRMATRRLPDTCADHGLRWLEAQGPQSQQLIQAMLGRGLEPWAGTVYRWQPDEFIPLPAPPRYVAADGITAVAKQLGAGLEIWRGQRVVAISSASQGWALTLESLAGDRQALSAKALVMAIPAPQALDLLQPLGSVLEADLLEALAAVQFHPCITAIACFSEAERALFEALPWAAVQCPPEAPAVWISQESSKGRNPDCPALVVQSSAAFATAHLDETDLTAAGTALLDYAKMHLLSGLPAPQILPQVLQVHRWRYATVRSPYSQTYLSASQPAPLVLAGDWCSPDKTPNPGIEQALESGIAAADAINALLDSRPLPGVDYSAPSSAPVPLRF is encoded by the coding sequence ATGCCCCTTTCAGACAACGCCAAACCCTCCAGTCCAGGCGACATTGGCGACGGCGATATGGCAAACGTTGACATGGCAAACAGTGACAGCACAGATATTGGCATCGCGAACAGTGACATGGCAAACACTGACACCACGGATATTGACACCACAGATGTTGCAGACATTGCGATTGATATTGCGATTGTCGGCGCTGGGTTATCCGGCCTCGTCTGCACCCAGCGCTTGCATCGGGCAGGCTATCAGGCTGTGGTTCTAGAAAAATCGCGGGGACTGGGCGGGCGTATGGCGACGCGGCGATTGCCCGACACTTGCGCTGACCACGGGCTGCGCTGGCTAGAAGCCCAGGGGCCCCAGTCGCAGCAGTTGATTCAGGCGATGCTGGGGCGTGGATTGGAGCCGTGGGCAGGGACGGTGTATCGCTGGCAGCCCGACGAGTTCATTCCTCTGCCTGCCCCTCCCCGCTATGTGGCAGCCGACGGCATCACCGCTGTCGCAAAACAGCTAGGTGCGGGGCTGGAGATCTGGCGGGGGCAGCGGGTAGTGGCGATTTCTTCAGCCTCCCAGGGCTGGGCACTGACCCTTGAGTCGCTGGCGGGCGATCGGCAAGCGCTGTCTGCAAAAGCCTTGGTGATGGCGATCCCGGCTCCCCAGGCGCTCGATTTGCTGCAACCGCTCGGTTCCGTTCTGGAGGCAGACTTGCTAGAAGCGCTGGCTGCGGTGCAGTTTCATCCCTGCATCACGGCGATCGCCTGCTTTTCGGAGGCTGAGCGGGCGCTGTTTGAAGCGTTACCCTGGGCGGCGGTGCAGTGTCCTCCAGAGGCTCCCGCAGTCTGGATTTCGCAGGAAAGTTCTAAGGGGCGTAATCCTGATTGTCCCGCGCTGGTGGTTCAGAGCAGCGCTGCCTTTGCCACAGCACACCTTGATGAGACTGACCTGACAGCCGCAGGAACGGCGCTGCTGGACTATGCAAAAATGCACCTGCTGTCGGGACTGCCTGCGCCGCAGATCCTGCCCCAAGTCTTGCAAGTGCATCGCTGGCGATATGCAACCGTGCGATCGCCCTACTCCCAAACTTATTTGTCGGCATCCCAACCCGCGCCCTTGGTGCTGGCGGGCGACTGGTGTAGCCCTGACAAAACCCCGAACCCTGGCATTGAGCAGGCGCTAGAGTCCGGCATTGCGGCTGCCGACGCGATTAATGCCCTGCTAGACAGCCGCCCATTGCCAGGGGTGGACTATTCTGCGCCTTCTTCTGCGCCCGTGCCGCTCCGGTTTTGA
- a CDS encoding DUF3352 domain-containing protein, with the protein MKARSFYLALGSVALTLLLLAIAGFYWLVGQSPLRLLQGGRVASPEAAMFVPKQAPAMVSLLVKPEQLRAFRLAVSSLGDRRKAREELEALERTLLTSRGLSYDADIKPWLGSEITLAVTSPDIDRTPANGQQPGYLLALETENPQQAKEFVQLFWQKRAIAGSNLVFEQYSGVKVIYEQGTGATSADTGTPTPTLASAVVGDRFVLFANYPKVLRDAINNVQAPDLSLKSSQKYQDALAALPESQIGLTFVNLPQLGAWLGSQSPLGRLSSDKNRQFESLVAGIELARQGLLAETALLAAPGQPLTAHKPALTEPVGALQFIPPATPFSASGTDLSQLWGQLTEGLQDYGVLSALLGQPIAALEDQWGVTFEEDLVPWVNREFALGLVSPPGREPEWVFVAEKSPETAAGIEKLNAIAQRRGLTVGPITLEDRRVYTWTQLLPSSKRRGAELQANVQGAHTMLDKYEIFTTSVEAMDEILKHPQKSLRTAQSFQEAIAPLAPYNDGYLYLDWESVRKPLEQRIPALKLAELVGKPFFDHLRSLTITSYGSDTKVQRGAVFVQLKNT; encoded by the coding sequence ATGAAGGCTCGCTCGTTTTACCTGGCGCTGGGTTCGGTGGCGCTGACGCTGCTGCTGCTGGCGATCGCAGGCTTTTACTGGCTGGTGGGGCAAAGTCCGCTGCGGCTGCTGCAAGGGGGACGAGTTGCGAGTCCGGAGGCGGCGATGTTTGTGCCTAAACAGGCTCCGGCAATGGTGTCGCTGCTGGTGAAACCGGAGCAACTGCGGGCGTTTCGGCTGGCGGTATCGTCGCTGGGCGATCGCCGCAAAGCGCGGGAGGAACTGGAGGCGCTGGAGCGGACGCTGCTGACCAGTCGCGGACTGAGCTACGACGCGGATATTAAGCCCTGGCTGGGGAGCGAAATCACCCTGGCGGTTACCAGTCCCGACATCGACCGCACCCCCGCCAACGGGCAGCAACCGGGCTACTTGCTGGCGCTGGAAACCGAAAACCCGCAGCAAGCGAAGGAGTTTGTGCAGCTTTTTTGGCAGAAGCGGGCGATCGCCGGCAGCAATTTGGTATTTGAGCAATATTCCGGTGTCAAAGTTATTTACGAGCAGGGGACAGGGGCAACATCGGCAGACACAGGCACGCCGACCCCGACGCTGGCTAGCGCAGTGGTGGGCGATCGCTTCGTATTGTTTGCCAACTATCCCAAAGTTCTGCGCGATGCCATCAACAACGTGCAAGCGCCAGACCTAAGCCTGAAAAGCAGCCAAAAATATCAGGATGCGCTGGCGGCCCTGCCAGAGAGCCAGATCGGGCTGACGTTTGTGAACCTGCCGCAACTGGGCGCGTGGCTAGGCAGTCAGAGTCCGCTGGGCAGGCTGAGCAGCGACAAGAATCGCCAATTTGAGAGCCTGGTGGCGGGTATTGAACTGGCGCGGCAGGGACTTTTGGCAGAGACGGCGCTGCTGGCGGCTCCGGGGCAACCGCTGACGGCTCACAAGCCAGCCCTGACGGAACCCGTCGGCGCGTTGCAGTTTATTCCCCCTGCTACGCCTTTTTCCGCATCGGGGACGGACTTGAGCCAGCTTTGGGGGCAACTGACCGAAGGCTTGCAGGACTATGGTGTGCTGTCGGCCCTGCTGGGGCAGCCGATCGCCGCTCTAGAAGATCAGTGGGGCGTGACTTTTGAGGAAGACCTCGTGCCCTGGGTAAACCGGGAGTTTGCGCTGGGGCTGGTGTCGCCGCCGGGCCGCGAACCGGAGTGGGTCTTTGTGGCAGAGAAATCGCCGGAAACCGCTGCGGGGATCGAGAAGCTGAATGCGATCGCCCAACGACGCGGCCTCACGGTCGGCCCGATTACTCTGGAGGATCGCCGTGTCTACACTTGGACGCAGCTTTTGCCCAGCAGCAAACGGCGGGGCGCAGAACTCCAGGCCAATGTGCAGGGCGCTCACACCATGCTCGATAAGTACGAAATTTTCACAACTTCGGTCGAGGCGATGGACGAAATTCTGAAGCATCCCCAGAAGTCGCTGAGGACTGCCCAATCGTTTCAGGAGGCGATCGCCCCCCTCGCGCCCTACAACGATGGCTATCTCTATCTCGACTGGGAGAGCGTCCGCAAGCCGCTGGAGCAGCGCATCCCCGCCCTCAAGCTGGCAGAACTGGTGGGCAAGCCGTTTTTCGACCATCTGCGATCGCTGACCATCACCAGCTACGGCAGCGATACCAAAGTCCAGCGTGGCGCGGTTTTTGTGCAGTTGAAAAACACCTAA
- a CDS encoding O-methyltransferase, which produces MNDIENLNPPAVLAAILADTSALDFQMLSEPLTGALLRSLCASKPGGRFLELGTGTGAATAWMLDGMDAQSTLWTVDCEAGLVAIAQAHLAADPRVSFFVQDGGQFLESLAQQGESFDLIFADTWPGKYTHLDLALSLVKPGGLYLIDDMLPQANWPEGHAPKVDALIADLEQRSEWAIAKLAWASGILLATRRSRLSVNP; this is translated from the coding sequence ATGAACGATATAGAAAACCTAAATCCGCCTGCGGTGCTGGCGGCAATCTTGGCAGACACGAGCGCACTCGATTTTCAGATGCTCTCGGAACCCCTGACGGGGGCCCTGCTGCGATCGCTCTGTGCCAGCAAACCGGGCGGGCGCTTTCTGGAACTGGGCACGGGCACGGGTGCGGCGACGGCCTGGATGTTGGACGGCATGGATGCCCAGTCTACGCTGTGGACGGTGGATTGCGAGGCAGGGCTGGTGGCGATCGCCCAGGCTCACCTTGCCGCCGATCCGCGTGTGTCTTTTTTCGTGCAAGACGGGGGTCAATTTCTAGAATCACTGGCGCAGCAGGGCGAGTCCTTTGACCTGATCTTTGCCGACACCTGGCCTGGCAAATACACCCATCTGGATCTGGCGCTTTCGCTGGTGAAACCGGGCGGGCTGTACCTCATCGACGATATGCTGCCCCAGGCAAACTGGCCCGAGGGGCACGCCCCCAAAGTAGACGCGCTGATTGCCGATTTGGAACAGCGGAGCGAGTGGGCGATCGCCAAACTGGCCTGGGCTAGTGGTATCCTCCTAGCGACTCGCCGCTCGCGTTTGTCAGTCAATCCCTAG
- a CDS encoding iron uptake porin, translated as MHLPFPKTLPALKFSGLLLATIGLVAQPKGAIAQSTLPEGDPMAQVTSVSEFADVSPGDWAYEALAYLANSEQQGGLDCLEGYPDGSFRGRQALTRYEFAAGLASCLDAVVGRLENLDPEALARIEALQREFARELADLRGRVDLLEDRTAELEANQFSTTTRLAGEGIFDINDLFGDQLEAVGNTTVFQYRARLNFQTSFSGDDLLQTRLTAGNRTPRTVVSSLGRSNLVPNVVPRGTAEGLLITALGGDTSNNVQVDRLTYGFNLGQRLSAYVAAIGGTHQAYVHSTLSPFFNDADGGNGSLSPFSQYSPIYRIGGGTGFGFNYRFDNEGTLALSLGYLADNAANPGEDSGFFNGDYAALGQLTFAPRQDFNIGLTYVHGYHTEVATSGISTPNAIFDLGLGSSRFFTGTVPANALHGALGVPAVTNSYGLELSWRISSGISLSAFGGYTNLTLLETGRGDIWYYGLGLAFPDLFGAGNLGGIMVGVEPYLTGLRGQYTLASLELENDTSLHIEAFYRIRVTDNISITPGVIVVTAPEQNRDLFDAFVIGTLRTTFQF; from the coding sequence ATGCATCTTCCTTTCCCCAAAACGCTTCCTGCTCTGAAATTCAGCGGTCTGCTGCTGGCAACGATCGGACTGGTGGCCCAGCCCAAAGGGGCGATCGCCCAATCTACTCTCCCAGAAGGCGACCCGATGGCCCAGGTCACTTCCGTCAGCGAGTTTGCCGACGTTAGCCCAGGCGACTGGGCCTACGAAGCGTTGGCTTATCTGGCGAATAGTGAACAGCAGGGCGGATTGGACTGTTTAGAGGGCTACCCAGACGGCTCTTTTCGCGGGCGACAAGCCCTAACCCGCTACGAATTTGCCGCAGGTCTGGCTTCCTGTCTGGATGCCGTCGTTGGGCGGCTGGAGAATCTTGACCCGGAAGCCCTAGCGCGAATCGAAGCCTTGCAGCGAGAATTTGCCCGCGAGTTGGCGGATTTGCGGGGTCGCGTGGATTTGCTGGAAGACCGGACAGCGGAACTGGAAGCCAACCAGTTTTCGACCACGACGCGGCTGGCAGGCGAGGGGATCTTCGACATCAACGATCTATTCGGCGATCAGCTGGAGGCAGTGGGCAACACTACGGTGTTTCAATATCGCGCCCGCTTGAATTTTCAAACCAGCTTCAGCGGCGATGATTTGCTGCAAACTCGGCTGACCGCAGGCAACCGAACCCCCCGCACAGTCGTCAGCAGTTTGGGTCGTTCCAACCTGGTTCCAAACGTTGTGCCCCGTGGCACCGCAGAAGGACTGCTGATTACGGCCCTTGGGGGCGACACCAGCAACAATGTCCAGGTGGATCGATTGACCTATGGCTTTAACCTGGGTCAGCGCCTCAGTGCCTACGTCGCGGCGATTGGCGGCACGCATCAAGCCTACGTCCACAGCACCCTCAGCCCCTTCTTCAACGATGCCGATGGCGGCAATGGTTCCCTGTCGCCCTTCAGCCAATACAGCCCGATCTATCGCATCGGCGGCGGCACGGGGTTTGGGTTCAACTATCGCTTTGACAACGAGGGCACGCTGGCGCTGTCGCTTGGCTACCTGGCCGACAACGCCGCCAATCCTGGCGAAGACAGCGGCTTTTTTAACGGTGACTATGCCGCGCTGGGACAACTCACCTTCGCCCCCCGTCAGGATTTCAACATCGGACTAACCTATGTCCACGGCTACCATACGGAAGTTGCCACGAGCGGCATTTCCACACCCAACGCCATCTTTGATCTGGGGCTGGGCAGCAGCCGGTTTTTTACAGGCACGGTTCCTGCCAACGCGCTGCACGGGGCGCTGGGCGTGCCCGCTGTCACCAATTCCTATGGTCTAGAACTGTCGTGGCGCATCAGTTCCGGCATCAGCCTCAGTGCTTTTGGTGGCTATACCAACCTGACACTGCTGGAAACCGGGCGCGGCGATATCTGGTATTACGGGCTGGGGCTGGCTTTTCCTGACCTGTTTGGCGCAGGAAACTTGGGCGGTATTATGGTGGGCGTGGAACCCTACCTGACCGGGTTAAGAGGTCAATATACCCTTGCCAGTCTGGAGCTAGAGAATGATACCTCGCTGCATATCGAGGCTTTCTACCGCATTCGCGTCACGGATAATATTTCGATTACCCCCGGCGTGATTGTGGTTACGGCCCCAGAGCAAAACCGCGATTTGTTTGATGCGTTTGTCATCGGCACGCTGCGGACGACGTTTCAGTTCTAA
- a CDS encoding fibro-slime domain-containing protein, which produces MAIIQLTAKVRDFRADHPDFENKRTPLETGLVLPILGEDNKPVFNEGRSPRSHTITSKNTFDQWFRSVPGVNAETEIPLELDNGVGQPGGNYRYHRESFFPIDDRLFGNLDKELFLLDQNGMPGNTLSPIGERLRAKKNQNSNPDDRFNLTTPGAYRHPDDGKFHNYHFTLETSAKFTYQGTEEFVFEGDDDLWVFIGNQSIGGGRTGALLAIDIGGVHGKERRKLDLRLNNPQNQAADPSRHLKLNLRQHLGLNLSDAYAPLNLELTVGETYEFFFFFAERHTHRCTFRIETSLLLKPLPRVRIEATQPNAVEPTPYAAAVPGQFRISLVDGATAPAGGLWVRYRLKDLPAPRMAIAHQDFVLSSPAMPPSSDRVLIPAGQTSVLLTVTPLDDNNPDEGREEVCVELLGYENGGYQLGDRTEDTVFIANYAPPLATVQKLRDAVEPRPGETMTETHVGLFEISLAGDLPLENTPVRYRVIETPGLPAATPGSDYEPLSGTVTINRATRTAQIRVVARADVAGNEGVEYVSIELLPQVDYRLPAVGAAGRSAMLSITDPALPPPPPPLVRIYAVREALEPRPSEALTEFHVGLFEVSLEGPILQDQTTVRYRVVMPADVRNATPGQDYEPLSGVVTVNRAAGNAQIRVVARADVAGDEVNPQEHVVLELVPDVTYRLPAVGEPGRSARIRILDRPVPPPLPIARIRTLRNAREPLPGEAIAERHTALFEVSLEDVAPQGQTTVRYRVITPPGLHHATFGQDYDPLSGVVQIDPSSRKAHIPVFARADVPGDEAATPEHVVLELLPDAAYRVPNPGEPGRTAAIVITDMPIATLQATQRWTKEPKDAQAQRTMRPADKGKFVVTMRPKPPAPMFVNYVVNRNARKAAQPRDYTLDPPQRVRIDPQTGQGIIWVTPHADNQDEDNERVVLQLRPGDGYLPHWELPQITDVVVIQDTRPRNPVDSNPDPGDIFFPQPT; this is translated from the coding sequence TCCGCTAGAGCTAGACAACGGCGTTGGGCAACCCGGCGGCAACTATCGCTATCATCGCGAAAGCTTTTTCCCAATCGACGATCGGCTGTTTGGCAATCTGGATAAGGAACTTTTTCTCCTCGATCAAAACGGGATGCCGGGTAATACGCTGTCTCCCATTGGCGAACGCCTAAGAGCCAAAAAGAACCAGAATTCCAATCCTGACGATCGATTTAACCTGACCACGCCCGGAGCCTATCGCCACCCCGACGATGGCAAGTTTCATAACTACCACTTCACGCTAGAAACTTCGGCCAAGTTTACCTACCAGGGCACAGAGGAGTTTGTTTTTGAAGGCGACGATGACCTGTGGGTGTTCATTGGCAATCAGTCCATCGGCGGTGGCCGCACCGGAGCCTTGCTCGCTATTGATATCGGCGGGGTGCATGGCAAAGAGCGCCGCAAGCTCGACCTCCGCCTCAACAATCCCCAAAATCAGGCCGCCGACCCCAGCCGCCATCTGAAGCTCAACCTGCGTCAGCATTTGGGGCTGAACCTCAGCGATGCCTACGCGCCGCTGAATCTGGAGCTAACCGTCGGCGAAACCTACGAGTTTTTCTTCTTTTTTGCCGAACGCCATACCCATCGCTGCACCTTTCGGATTGAAACGTCGCTGCTGCTCAAGCCGCTGCCCCGTGTCCGAATTGAGGCGACTCAGCCCAATGCAGTAGAGCCGACTCCCTACGCGGCGGCTGTGCCCGGACAGTTTCGCATCAGCTTGGTCGATGGGGCAACGGCTCCGGCCGGTGGGCTGTGGGTGCGCTATCGGCTGAAGGATCTGCCTGCGCCGCGCATGGCGATCGCCCATCAAGACTTTGTCCTCTCGTCGCCGGCCATGCCGCCCAGCAGCGATCGCGTGCTGATTCCCGCCGGGCAAACCAGCGTGCTGCTGACCGTCACGCCGCTGGACGACAACAACCCCGACGAGGGCCGCGAAGAGGTATGCGTAGAGCTATTGGGCTACGAAAACGGTGGCTATCAATTGGGCGATCGCACGGAAGATACCGTGTTCATTGCCAACTACGCGCCGCCCCTCGCCACCGTACAAAAGCTGCGAGATGCCGTGGAGCCGCGCCCCGGCGAAACCATGACCGAAACCCATGTTGGTTTGTTTGAAATCTCGCTAGCGGGCGACCTGCCGCTGGAAAATACGCCCGTGCGCTATCGGGTCATCGAAACACCGGGCCTGCCCGCCGCCACCCCAGGCTCGGACTATGAACCCCTCAGCGGCACGGTGACGATCAATCGCGCCACTCGCACAGCCCAAATTCGCGTTGTTGCCAGAGCCGATGTCGCGGGTAACGAAGGGGTGGAATACGTCTCTATTGAGCTATTGCCCCAGGTCGATTACCGCCTTCCCGCCGTAGGCGCAGCCGGACGCAGTGCCATGCTGTCGATTACAGACCCAGCGTTGCCGCCGCCGCCGCCCCCCCTCGTCCGCATTTACGCCGTGCGCGAGGCGCTCGAACCCCGCCCCAGTGAAGCCCTGACCGAATTCCATGTGGGATTGTTTGAGGTCAGCCTGGAAGGACCGATTTTGCAAGACCAGACAACGGTGCGCTATCGAGTGGTCATGCCTGCCGACGTGCGAAACGCCACGCCCGGTCAGGATTATGAACCCTTGAGCGGGGTCGTGACGGTGAACCGCGCTGCTGGCAATGCCCAGATTCGCGTCGTCGCTAGGGCCGATGTCGCGGGTGATGAAGTAAACCCGCAGGAGCATGTGGTGCTGGAACTGGTGCCAGATGTCACCTATCGTCTGCCCGCTGTGGGTGAACCAGGTCGCAGCGCCCGCATCCGCATTCTCGATCGCCCAGTGCCGCCGCCGCTGCCCATTGCCCGGATTCGCACCCTGCGAAATGCCAGGGAACCCTTACCCGGAGAGGCGATCGCCGAGAGACATACCGCCCTATTCGAGGTCAGCTTAGAAGACGTGGCTCCCCAGGGACAAACCACCGTTCGCTATCGCGTCATCACGCCGCCCGGTCTACATCACGCCACCTTTGGTCAGGATTATGACCCCCTGAGCGGTGTTGTGCAGATCGATCCCAGCAGCCGCAAAGCCCATATCCCCGTGTTCGCCCGTGCAGATGTTCCCGGCGACGAAGCCGCTACGCCAGAGCATGTCGTTCTGGAACTGCTGCCCGATGCGGCCTATCGAGTGCCCAATCCGGGTGAACCCGGACGCACGGCAGCCATTGTGATTACGGATATGCCAATCGCCACGCTCCAAGCCACCCAGCGCTGGACGAAGGAACCCAAGGATGCTCAGGCGCAGAGAACCATGCGCCCTGCGGACAAGGGCAAGTTTGTGGTCACGATGCGCCCCAAACCGCCCGCGCCAATGTTTGTGAACTATGTGGTGAATCGCAATGCCCGCAAAGCCGCGCAGCCCCGGGACTATACCCTCGACCCGCCGCAGCGCGTCCGCATCGATCCCCAAACGGGTCAGGGCATTATCTGGGTCACCCCCCATGCTGATAACCAAGACGAGGACAACGAGCGCGTGGTGCTGCAACTGCGTCCGGGCGACGGCTACCTTCCCCATTGGGAATTACCCCAAATCACTGATGTGGTGGTGATTCAGGATACCCGCCCCCGCAACCCAGTAGACTCCAACCCTGATCCGGGCGATATTTTCTTCCCGCAGCCCACCTAG